In Candidatus Synechococcus calcipolaris G9, a genomic segment contains:
- the grrA gene encoding GrrA/OscA1 family cyclophane-containing rSAM-modified RiPP, protein MKINTYTSLVGFLLTLSALQSGAAIASEPSRELSDKPSIESRLDRLSSLLKERTEQAQENVSPEVAALLAGLMDLNEGAKRGFANGAGNRGWADGARGRGWADGAGNRGWADTARGGGWGNAGAGTFVNVNNPWRNGWADGGGFFNTY, encoded by the coding sequence ATGAAAATTAATACCTACACCAGCCTAGTGGGGTTTCTACTCACCCTATCGGCCTTGCAAAGTGGGGCGGCGATCGCCAGCGAACCTAGCCGGGAGTTATCCGATAAGCCCTCCATTGAATCCCGTCTCGATCGCCTAAGCAGCCTCCTGAAAGAGCGTACAGAACAGGCCCAAGAAAATGTTTCTCCAGAGGTTGCCGCCCTCCTAGCAGGCCTAATGGATCTGAATGAAGGGGCCAAACGGGGCTTTGCCAATGGGGCCGGGAATCGCGGTTGGGCCGATGGAGCCCGGGGACGCGGTTGGGCAGATGGGGCCGGGAATCGCGGCTGGGCAGATACGGCCCGAGGGGGCGGCTGGGGCAATGCTGGCGCGGGTACATTTGTGAATGTGAATAATCCCTGGCGAAATGGTTGGGCCGATGGCGGTGGCTTTTTTAATACCTACTAA
- a CDS encoding cation diffusion facilitator family transporter: MANPMQVQDHRSQIRFVLLLTLGLNLFVTGLKTVVGIWTGSLSLQADALHSFTDAASNVLGLVANQWANPHPDRDHPYGHQKFEALGALGIAAFLGMACFEILQSAIERIWHGSDDLTISSTELWLLLLVLGINIFVTLYERHMGQKLGSPVLLADAQHTLSDVWVTFAVLGGLIGIWWLEWQWLDLVLAFPVALLVFWSAWRVLKTNIPWLVDQVAIAPEAIHRIVMTVPGVLNCHDISSRGVVGRQVFIEMHLIVDAQDVTAAHAITEAVEAALQERYAPARILTHVEPKPYESDRLSYGN, translated from the coding sequence ATGGCGAACCCGATGCAAGTGCAGGATCATCGATCTCAAATTCGCTTTGTCCTCCTCCTAACCTTAGGGTTAAATCTATTTGTCACCGGCTTAAAAACCGTTGTCGGCATTTGGACTGGTTCCCTTAGTTTGCAAGCCGATGCCCTCCACAGTTTTACCGATGCCGCTAGTAATGTCCTGGGATTAGTCGCCAATCAATGGGCGAACCCCCATCCCGATCGGGATCATCCCTACGGTCATCAAAAATTTGAGGCCCTAGGCGCCCTAGGAATTGCCGCTTTTTTGGGCATGGCCTGTTTTGAAATTCTCCAAAGTGCGATTGAGCGGATTTGGCACGGCAGTGATGACCTGACCATTAGCTCAACGGAACTCTGGCTCCTCTTGCTTGTTTTGGGAATCAATATCTTTGTCACCCTCTATGAGCGTCACATGGGCCAAAAACTGGGGAGTCCTGTCCTTTTAGCCGATGCCCAGCATACCCTCAGCGACGTCTGGGTGACCTTTGCCGTCCTTGGCGGTCTCATTGGCATTTGGTGGCTGGAATGGCAGTGGTTAGATCTGGTCTTAGCCTTCCCTGTCGCATTGCTGGTTTTTTGGAGTGCTTGGCGGGTTCTGAAAACCAATATTCCCTGGTTAGTGGATCAGGTGGCGATCGCCCCCGAAGCCATTCATCGTATTGTGATGACCGTTCCCGGCGTACTGAATTGCCATGATATTAGCTCCCGTGGCGTAGTCGGGCGGCAGGTCTTCATTGAAATGCACCTAATTGTGGATGCCCAAGATGTGACGGCGGCCCATGCGATTACCGAAGCCGTCGAAGCGGCCCTCCAGGAACGCTATGCCCCCGCCCGCATTTTGACCCACGTTGAACCGAAGCCCTATGAATCAGATCGCCTTAGCTACGGTAACTAA
- a CDS encoding sulfate ABC transporter substrate-binding protein — MLYGSKSIRRWLALFLVGIGLSGIIAACGPQGDSGDSASQPDVEITLASFAVTKAAHDAIIPKFQEKWKAEHNQNVRFNQSYGGSGSQTRAILDGLEADIVHLAVGVDVDRLAEGGLVSGDWTEKLPDKGIVTKSVATIITRDGNPKNLTNWPDLARDGVSFITADPKTSGVAQWNFLALWGSVTQTGGTEEQAKEFVTQAFRNAPILSKDAREATDTFFTQGQGDALVNYENEAILANLKGENLPYTVPSVNISIDNPLAVVDANVDKHGNREVVEAFAEFLYTPEAQREFAAVGFRPVEPTVIAEYADKFPKIETLFTIDDLGGWGYAREHFFGDGGVFDQIIAAGRS; from the coding sequence ATGTTGTATGGTTCCAAGTCAATTCGGCGGTGGTTAGCCCTCTTTTTGGTGGGAATTGGTTTAAGCGGCATTATTGCGGCCTGCGGGCCCCAAGGGGACAGTGGCGATTCGGCCAGCCAGCCAGATGTAGAAATCACCCTGGCCTCCTTTGCCGTCACAAAAGCTGCCCATGACGCAATTATTCCCAAGTTTCAGGAAAAGTGGAAGGCAGAACATAACCAAAATGTTCGCTTTAATCAAAGTTATGGGGGATCTGGTTCCCAGACTCGCGCGATTTTGGATGGTTTAGAAGCAGATATTGTCCACCTAGCCGTAGGGGTTGATGTAGATCGCTTGGCTGAAGGCGGTTTAGTCAGCGGGGATTGGACGGAAAAGCTACCGGATAAGGGTATTGTGACCAAATCTGTAGCAACAATTATTACCCGGGATGGCAACCCCAAAAATCTCACCAACTGGCCCGATTTAGCCCGTGACGGGGTATCCTTTATTACGGCAGACCCTAAAACCTCCGGCGTTGCTCAGTGGAACTTCTTAGCCCTATGGGGATCTGTCACCCAGACCGGGGGTACAGAGGAACAGGCGAAGGAATTTGTCACCCAAGCCTTTCGTAATGCCCCCATTCTCAGTAAAGATGCGCGGGAAGCAACGGATACCTTTTTTACCCAGGGTCAAGGGGATGCCCTAGTCAACTATGAAAATGAAGCCATCCTTGCCAACTTGAAGGGAGAAAATTTGCCCTACACCGTTCCTAGTGTCAATATTTCCATTGATAATCCCCTAGCCGTAGTGGATGCCAATGTGGATAAGCATGGCAATCGGGAGGTCGTGGAAGCCTTTGCTGAATTTCTCTATACCCCAGAAGCTCAGCGGGAATTTGCTGCAGTTGGATTTCGGCCCGTTGAACCGACGGTAATTGCCGAATATGCCGATAAATTCCCCAAAATTGAGACCCTCTTCACCATCGATGATCTGGGGGGCTGGGGTTATGCTCGCGAACATTTCTTTGGGGATGGCGGTGTCTTTGATCAGATCATTGCAGCCGGCCGCTCCTAA
- the cysT gene encoding sulfate ABC transporter permease subunit CysT, whose protein sequence is MVSTTPLPKQSPSQNSLALLLISLWRMPWVWKITWFYLSVMLFIPTVAMLAKASTAGPAEFWRVATTPIALSAYDVTFVTAFFAAIINGFFGTLVAWVLVRYQFVGKRYIDAIVDLPFALPTAVAGLTLATIYSDKGWIGSLLVPFGIKVSFTRLGVGVAMVFISLPFVIRTVQPVLTELEKEIEEAAWCLGASQWQTFWRVILPPLTPAILTGIALGFSRAVGEYGSIVIIAANMPFKDLIAPVLVFQSLEQYNYEAATVIGTVMLVISLVILFVINLIQAWGRRYDDR, encoded by the coding sequence ATGGTTTCCACTACCCCATTGCCTAAACAGTCTCCAAGCCAAAATTCCCTGGCTCTCTTGCTCATATCCCTGTGGCGCATGCCCTGGGTCTGGAAGATCACCTGGTTTTACCTCAGCGTGATGCTGTTCATTCCCACCGTCGCCATGCTAGCCAAGGCTAGTACCGCTGGGCCAGCCGAGTTTTGGCGAGTTGCCACTACACCCATTGCCCTTTCTGCCTATGATGTCACCTTTGTAACGGCATTCTTTGCCGCAATCATAAATGGCTTCTTTGGTACCTTAGTGGCCTGGGTATTGGTGCGTTATCAGTTTGTGGGCAAGCGATATATTGATGCGATCGTCGATTTACCCTTTGCTTTACCGACGGCGGTGGCGGGGTTGACCTTGGCCACTATCTACAGTGATAAAGGTTGGATCGGTTCCCTCTTGGTTCCCTTCGGCATTAAAGTCTCTTTTACCCGCTTGGGAGTGGGGGTGGCCATGGTGTTTATTTCTTTGCCCTTTGTGATTCGGACGGTGCAGCCGGTACTCACAGAGTTGGAAAAGGAAATTGAAGAAGCAGCTTGGTGCTTAGGGGCTAGCCAATGGCAAACCTTTTGGCGAGTGATTTTGCCGCCCCTCACGCCTGCTATTTTAACGGGTATTGCCCTCGGTTTTTCCCGGGCAGTGGGCGAGTACGGATCCATTGTCATTATTGCCGCAAATATGCCCTTTAAGGATTTAATTGCCCCTGTATTAGTGTTCCAAAGTTTAGAGCAGTACAACTACGAAGCAGCCACCGTCATTGGTACGGTCATGCTTGTTATTTCCCTAGTGATTTTGTTTGTGATTAATTTAATTCAAGCTTGGGGCCGCCGCTATGACGATCGCTAA
- the grrM gene encoding cyclophane-forming radical SAM/SPASM peptide maturase GrrM/OscB has product MAIAPRTETTNHWATQSWNCSPEGLETFGPINLVVLQPTSYCNLNCDYCYLPDRHLKNQMSLDLIEPIFRQIFTSPFFRKDITVCWHAGEPLAVGVDFYEQAIAQIHQAEVEYKEQPYAVHHSVQTNGILINQAWCDLFQRHNFHVGVSIDGPAFIHDLHRQTPTGKGSHQGTMAGIAQLQKNQIPFNVIAVISQDSLDYADEIFNFFVEHGIRDVGFNMEETEGVHSQSSLDHADIEERYRAFMERFWQLTLASPGVIQVREFEILCRLIYHGDRLTQTDMNHPFVIVSIDHQGNFSTFDPELLAVSSDRYGDFTLGNVQRDSLASVCQTEKFQAIYGDMLAGVNQCARDCQYFGLCGGGAGSNKYWEKGTFACTETYACRYRVQVLTDIVLEHLENSLAHPS; this is encoded by the coding sequence ATGGCGATCGCCCCTAGGACAGAAACCACAAATCATTGGGCAACTCAGTCTTGGAACTGTTCACCAGAGGGTCTGGAGACCTTTGGCCCCATTAACCTAGTCGTATTGCAGCCCACCTCCTACTGCAACCTGAATTGCGACTATTGCTATCTACCCGATCGCCACCTCAAAAACCAGATGTCCCTGGACTTGATTGAGCCAATTTTCCGGCAGATCTTTACCAGTCCCTTTTTTCGCAAGGATATTACGGTGTGCTGGCACGCTGGCGAACCCCTAGCCGTGGGGGTGGACTTCTACGAGCAGGCCATCGCCCAGATCCATCAAGCCGAAGTTGAATATAAAGAGCAACCCTACGCGGTTCACCATTCCGTCCAAACCAATGGCATCCTCATTAATCAGGCCTGGTGCGATCTGTTTCAACGCCATAACTTCCATGTGGGGGTGAGTATAGATGGCCCTGCCTTTATTCACGATCTCCACCGCCAAACACCCACAGGCAAAGGAAGCCATCAAGGCACCATGGCGGGCATTGCCCAACTGCAAAAAAATCAGATTCCCTTTAATGTGATTGCGGTGATCAGCCAAGACTCCCTAGACTACGCCGATGAAATCTTTAACTTTTTTGTCGAGCATGGTATTAGGGATGTTGGCTTCAATATGGAGGAAACGGAGGGGGTACATAGCCAATCGTCTCTGGATCACGCCGATATTGAGGAACGCTATCGCGCCTTTATGGAGCGGTTTTGGCAATTAACCCTGGCTTCCCCTGGGGTCATTCAGGTACGGGAGTTTGAGATTCTCTGTCGTCTCATCTACCACGGCGATCGCCTGACCCAGACCGATATGAATCATCCCTTTGTGATTGTCAGCATTGATCATCAGGGCAACTTTTCCACCTTTGATCCAGAACTATTGGCGGTTTCCAGCGATCGCTACGGTGATTTCACCTTGGGCAATGTCCAACGGGATAGTTTGGCCTCCGTCTGCCAGACAGAAAAATTCCAAGCCATCTATGGAGATATGCTGGCAGGGGTGAACCAATGTGCCCGGGACTGCCAATACTTTGGCCTCTGTGGCGGCGGAGCCGGTAGTAATAAATACTGGGAAAAGGGAACCTTTGCCTGCACTGAAACCTATGCCTGCCGCTATCGGGTGCAAGTTCTTACCGATATTGTTTTAGAGCATCTGGAAAACTCTCTGGCACACCCATCCTAA
- a CDS encoding NIL domain-containing protein, with product MTTDAIDQDNRLNHKKIFLRIDKRYHQEPVISNLVSKFNLRINIASALLTRSWNEDGWFELEIEGTLTQINSALSYLNDLDLEVLKETEEDGW from the coding sequence ATGACCACTGATGCGATAGATCAAGATAACCGCCTGAACCACAAGAAAATTTTTCTGCGTATTGATAAGCGATACCACCAGGAGCCAGTCATTTCTAATCTGGTGTCAAAATTTAACTTACGAATTAATATTGCCAGTGCCCTGCTGACTCGAAGCTGGAATGAGGATGGCTGGTTTGAGCTAGAAATTGAAGGAACACTCACCCAAATTAATAGTGCCCTAAGTTACCTCAATGATCTCGATCTAGAGGTCCTTAAAGAAACCGAAGAGGATGGGTGGTAA
- the cysW gene encoding sulfate ABC transporter permease subunit CysW, whose translation MTIAKPPLTKKKSWVPTALILVTILYLGLVLIIPAANVFYQAFASGLGPFLKNLQEKEFLHAAWMTLMLALVTVPINTVFGLCAAWAIARHHFPGRALLLSIIDLPFSVSPVVAGLMLVLLYGRNGWLGPWLQEADIRIIFAFPGMVLATAFVSLPFVAREVIPVLEEVGMDQDEAAQTLGASEWQTFWRVTLPNIRWGLLYGVLLTNARAMGEFGAVAVVSGNIGGKTQSLPLFVEEAYKNYATQSSYAAAVVLALLAVITLIFKEILERKTRRKLRNAQTALGE comes from the coding sequence ATGACGATCGCTAAACCACCATTAACTAAAAAGAAATCCTGGGTTCCTACGGCCTTAATTCTCGTGACTATTCTCTACCTGGGCTTGGTGTTAATCATTCCAGCGGCGAATGTCTTTTACCAAGCCTTTGCCAGCGGTCTTGGCCCATTTCTCAAGAACCTGCAAGAGAAAGAGTTTCTCCATGCCGCCTGGATGACCCTGATGTTGGCCCTAGTGACAGTTCCCATTAATACTGTGTTTGGCCTGTGCGCTGCCTGGGCGATCGCCCGCCATCATTTCCCCGGTCGCGCCTTACTACTAAGTATCATTGATTTACCGTTTTCAGTCTCTCCAGTCGTCGCTGGATTAATGCTGGTCTTGCTGTACGGACGGAATGGTTGGCTGGGCCCCTGGTTACAAGAAGCAGATATTCGGATTATCTTTGCCTTTCCGGGAATGGTTCTAGCCACCGCCTTTGTCAGCCTACCCTTTGTGGCCCGGGAGGTAATTCCGGTACTGGAAGAGGTGGGCATGGATCAAGATGAAGCGGCCCAGACCCTAGGGGCCAGTGAATGGCAAACCTTCTGGCGCGTCACCCTCCCCAATATTCGCTGGGGTCTACTCTATGGTGTCCTACTCACCAATGCCCGGGCCATGGGAGAATTTGGAGCCGTGGCAGTGGTCTCTGGCAATATTGGCGGTAAAACCCAAAGTCTACCCCTGTTTGTGGAAGAAGCCTATAAAAACTATGCCACCCAATCTTCCTATGCCGCAGCGGTGGTCTTGGCCCTCCTTGCCGTTATCACCCTGATCTTCAAGGAGATTTTAGAGCGCAAAACTCGGCGAAAATTAAGGAATGCCCAAACAGCCCTAGGAGAGTAA
- a CDS encoding MAPEG family protein, whose translation MLITPGYAALFALFLIGLSGRVIILRGKSSVALGDGGQIGLKRAIRVHANFVEYVPFTLFIIYLLEVQTGSSLWIHGLCGGLFLGRCLHAFGLSQTKENLIYRVTGMVVTFAVLAGAAIAILVSYRS comes from the coding sequence ATGCTCATTACTCCAGGCTATGCTGCGCTTTTTGCCCTATTTTTGATTGGTTTAAGTGGTCGGGTCATTATTCTGCGAGGGAAGTCGAGTGTTGCCCTTGGCGATGGTGGCCAAATCGGCCTCAAGCGGGCGATTCGGGTTCATGCAAATTTTGTTGAGTATGTCCCCTTTACGCTCTTTATCATTTACTTACTCGAAGTCCAAACTGGGTCTTCCCTTTGGATCCATGGTCTTTGTGGAGGGTTGTTCTTGGGACGATGCCTCCATGCCTTTGGACTCAGCCAAACCAAGGAAAATTTAATTTATCGGGTGACGGGTATGGTTGTGACGTTTGCGGTGTTGGCTGGGGCGGCGATCGCCATTTTGGTTAGTTACCGTAGCTAA
- a CDS encoding cell division protein SepF, with protein sequence MHDVASLNRSLNSGYEVIVIRPQSLQDTTLIVQALRADKAVILNLEELDISEAQRISDFAAGSTYAISGNQSRLGDGVFLFTPNIIQINETASPQAATAVPAR encoded by the coding sequence ATGCATGATGTTGCCTCCCTGAACCGCTCCCTCAATAGTGGGTACGAAGTCATTGTCATCAGGCCCCAATCCCTACAGGACACAACGCTGATTGTGCAAGCTTTACGGGCAGATAAAGCCGTTATCCTGAATTTGGAAGAGCTAGACATCTCCGAAGCCCAGCGCATCTCAGATTTTGCCGCCGGTAGTACCTACGCCATCAGTGGTAATCAATCTCGCCTAGGGGATGGGGTCTTTTTATTTACTCCCAATATTATTCAGATCAATGAGACCGCCTCCCCCCAAGCTGCTACGGCAGTTCCTGCCCGCTAG
- a CDS encoding response regulator transcription factor — protein sequence MAKILFAEDEVELAEPLGRLLEQEGYQVDLAHTGTTALEHWQTLISTGQGYDLVILDWMLPGPSGLEICRQLRRQGDQTPVLFLTARDTLDDRVAGLDAGGDDYLVKPFELRELLARIRALLRRHLPGQSSLSLIKVADLELDMDNRIAYRGDRPIPLSDKETALLAYLMEHPQQLLPHEDIQAHLWPDQPPPNRNVLAAQIRLLRRKIEQLEDVPLIHTVYGHGYRFGESLDSR from the coding sequence ATGGCCAAGATTCTGTTTGCCGAAGATGAAGTTGAACTGGCCGAACCCTTGGGCCGACTTCTGGAACAGGAAGGCTATCAAGTGGATTTAGCCCATACTGGCACCACCGCCCTAGAGCATTGGCAAACCCTGATCAGCACTGGCCAAGGTTATGATCTGGTCATTTTGGATTGGATGTTGCCGGGGCCCTCTGGTCTAGAGATTTGTCGCCAGTTACGTCGCCAAGGGGATCAAACGCCCGTCCTGTTTTTAACGGCCCGAGATACCCTAGACGATCGGGTAGCCGGCTTAGATGCGGGGGGCGATGACTATTTAGTGAAGCCCTTTGAACTACGGGAACTGTTAGCGCGCATACGGGCCCTGTTGCGTCGTCATTTACCAGGACAGTCATCCTTATCCCTGATCAAGGTCGCGGATCTGGAGCTAGATATGGATAATCGCATCGCCTATCGGGGCGATCGCCCCATTCCCCTATCGGACAAAGAAACCGCTTTGTTAGCCTATTTAATGGAACATCCCCAGCAACTCCTCCCCCACGAAGACATCCAAGCCCATCTTTGGCCCGATCAACCGCCCCCCAACCGAAATGTTCTTGCGGCCCAAATTCGGCTGCTGCGGCGAAAGATTGAGCAACTTGAGGATGTCCCCCTGATTCACACTGTCTATGGCCATGGTTATCGCTTTGGGGAGAGCCTGGATTCACGCTAA
- the grrP gene encoding extracellular substrate binding-like orphan protein GrrP — protein MHRWLRIPFAAAIACGVVLSLAASSLAETVMEKVARTGVLTVGSPLGIIPFSYVNDRQELTGLSVNLVELIRRKLEVQVGRPVRVEYAPINNLGDMVPLVQAGAIDVTCGSQFTWDRDQFVDFSIPYYYSGIQLLTKKTSQLNGSPESLVGKRIGVIPNSLGETVIKTIQPRATLVTFNEPQGALAALVSGQVDGVAGDSLILAGAVLRLNSDEYVQVPELPYTNYGIACMTRENNSRFLNTTNLAIAHLMQGYLVGDEKYTAMIDPWFGPNGLIQIPEDRLRDYFTTVINSHESIRLPQ, from the coding sequence ATGCATCGATGGTTGAGAATTCCCTTTGCCGCCGCGATCGCCTGTGGTGTCGTCCTAAGCCTAGCTGCCTCTAGTTTGGCAGAAACGGTTATGGAAAAAGTTGCCCGCACGGGTGTGTTAACCGTCGGTTCGCCCCTAGGGATTATTCCCTTCTCCTACGTCAACGATCGCCAAGAGCTAACGGGACTATCGGTTAATTTAGTGGAGTTAATCCGCCGTAAACTTGAAGTCCAGGTTGGTCGTCCAGTGCGGGTTGAATATGCCCCCATTAACAATCTGGGAGATATGGTGCCCTTGGTTCAAGCAGGGGCGATCGATGTCACCTGTGGTAGCCAATTTACCTGGGATCGGGATCAGTTTGTGGATTTTTCCATTCCCTACTACTATTCTGGAATTCAACTGCTGACAAAGAAAACAAGCCAACTGAACGGTTCCCCAGAATCCCTAGTGGGTAAACGCATTGGCGTGATTCCCAATTCCCTGGGGGAAACGGTGATCAAAACGATCCAGCCCCGGGCAACTTTAGTGACCTTTAATGAACCCCAGGGGGCGTTGGCAGCCCTTGTATCTGGCCAGGTGGATGGGGTCGCCGGAGATTCTCTAATTTTGGCGGGGGCAGTTCTGCGGTTAAACTCCGACGAGTACGTGCAGGTTCCAGAGCTTCCCTACACCAACTATGGGATTGCCTGCATGACCCGAGAAAATAATTCCCGTTTCTTGAACACAACGAACTTGGCGATCGCCCATTTAATGCAAGGGTATTTAGTGGGAGATGAAAAATATACCGCAATGATTGATCCCTGGTTCGGCCCTAATGGCCTGATTCAGATACCGGAAGATCGTCTGCGGGACTACTTTACCACCGTGATCAATAGCCATGAGTCCATTCGACTACCCCAGTAA